The Gammaproteobacteria bacterium nucleotide sequence CTAAATCAGCGTTACCTCGCCAACAGCGTCACGATAGAACAACTGCAATTATCAGAAGTTGACCTTAAACGCTTGATAAAAGAAGCAAAGAAGCCTATCGCGCCAAAGCAGCAACCACTGCAAGGCTTAGCTTCGCGCAAGGGTAAACTAAAATTACCGAGTAAAGGTAGATTAATCAACAAGTTTGGCCAAGAACGACAAGGCAGTCGTCGCTGGAAGGGCATCATAATCAACGGCCAAACAGGCCAAGCGGTTAATGTCATATCCCACGGTAGAGTATTGTTTGCCGACTGGATTAAAGGGTTTGGCTTAGTAATGGTTGTTGATCATGGTAAAGGATACATGACGCTCTATGGTCATAATCAAACCTTATTAAAACAGGCCGGTGATTATGTCCAGGCCAATGAGCAGATTGCTTTATTAGGCCAAAGTGGTGGTCAAAACAAACCTGTTTTATATTTTGAGCTACGCCATAAGGGCAAGGCTATTAACCCAATACGCTGGCTTAAGAGCTAATTAGGAGTAATCTCGACCATGATAAGGGCTGTACTAATTCGTCGTATTTTTGGCTGCTGGCTGGCTGTAGTGACTATTTATCTGAGTCTAATGACCAATGCTGCTGCGGCGCACCCAGTGCAAATAGCCATTGTTATTGATGATATCGGCTACCGTAAAACAGATATTAGTGCGATTAAATTAGCCGGCGATTTTACTTTTGCTATTGTGCCATTTGCGCCACTAACCCACCACTTAGCTGTTGCAGCCAATAATCATAACAAAGAAGTGATCGCCCATATCCCGATGGAAGCCCTGAGCAGCAACCACCTATTAGGCCAAGGCGCTATCACTGCCGATATGGATAAAAGCCAACTCGTCGAGCAGCTGCGCTCTGCGATTCAGGACGTGCCTTACGCCAAAGGCATTAATAATCATATGGGCAGTAAGTTGACCACGATGACCCAACCCATTCATTGGATTATGGAGCAACTTTCACACAG carries:
- a CDS encoding divergent polysaccharide deacetylase family protein, encoding MIRAVLIRRIFGCWLAVVTIYLSLMTNAAAAHPVQIAIVIDDIGYRKTDISAIKLAGDFTFAIVPFAPLTHHLAVAANNHNKEVIAHIPMEALSSNHLLGQGAITADMDKSQLVEQLRSAIQDVPYAKGINNHMGSKLTTMTQPIHWIMEQLSHSQLYFLDSKTSPHSVGESIAAKYGIQTGHRHIFLDNIREQAAIEQQFNQLIRIAKKHQSAIAIAHPHPQTIAFLSSIEQRLRRHNIKLVPLSKVLTHTNKLAKITTTLALPATDAQTNSQLN